One genomic segment of Ipomoea triloba cultivar NCNSP0323 chromosome 9, ASM357664v1 includes these proteins:
- the LOC116029096 gene encoding thymocyte nuclear protein 1, giving the protein MSGYGKMGERSEYWLLKTEPGEWSWEDQSANEGLSKWDGVKNKQAQKNMKAMRVGDLCFFYHSGSRARRVVGVVSVVRAWYGDEESEDGGGAVDVKAVGEMRRPVDLAEMKRDLGLKGFGLFRQPRLSVVPVEKRIWERVCEMGGGYDGDGLGDDEE; this is encoded by the coding sequence ATGAGCGGTTACGGGAAGATGGGCGAGAGAAGTGAGTACTGGCTGCTGAAAACGGAGCCGGGAGAGTGGTCGTGGGAGGACCAATCGGCCAACGAGGGTTTATCCAAGTGGGACGGGGTGAAGAACAAGCAAGCGCAGAAGAACATGAAGGCGATGCGCGTGGGGGACCTCTGCTTCTTCTACCATTCCGGCAGCAGAGCGCGGCGAGTGGTGGGAGTGGTCTCTGTGGTCCGCGCCTGGTACGGGGATGAGGAGAGCGAGGACGGCGGCGGAGCGGTGGATGTGAAGGCCGTGGGGGAGATGAGAAGGCCCGTGGACTTGGCGGAGATGAAAAGGGATCTAGGGTTGAAAGGGTTTGGGCTTTTCCGGCAGCCCAGGCTGTCGGTTGTGCCGGTGGAGAAAAGGATATGGGAAAGGGTCTGTGAAATGGGGGGTGGGTATGACGGCGATGGTTTGGGTGATGATGAAGAGTAG
- the LOC116029478 gene encoding pre-mRNA-processing protein 40A-like isoform X2, whose product MASNSQFTGMQPPRPPLAGPPQSALPPMSMQQFRPPMAPSQPPQPFIPGPSQQFQPLGHTNVMLPPPPPSQVQFPQPMPQMHGRPVAGVHNLPSGQVIPPPDFANRPVTPVAAPPQQNFQISNNYMPCPSGPSLPLSSSYTMDSDSSGTQYPTQASDPGFPVGGQPWLLTGNPNIKPVNTPVQSTSELVPKIEESNAAIPEANPQPGSVDKMPSDWTEHTTRNGKKYYYNRRTKISSWEKPLDLMTAIERADATTDWRECTSPIGKKYYYNKVTKVSKWAMPDELKLAREQVKVEPIKALEHEKTGLAHAPDTISFSSAKAYSPKTEGSSVLPQVAGASPIPVAPVVTSELSSLPDNASSTPSDSVAVQTPTKAASPVVAKSDGHGVSVTPAADSVTPQMTTTEISSALDAATNTDGGSPGKTQEVEKSAGISEKGSATSSDEKMAEASPLVYESKLEAKNAFKALLDSAGVGTDWNWDQAMRAIITDRRYGALKSLSERKQAFNEYVGQKKKLEAEERRARQKKAREDFKKMLEESKELTSSMRWSKAISIFENDERYKAVERAKDREDLYQDYIEELDKKERAKALEENKRNRIEYLEFLKSCDFIKASSQWRRVQDRLEADERSSRLEKFERLEIFQEYIRDLERDEDEQRKLRMEELRKTERKNRDEFRKLMEEHVAEGSLTVRTHWRDYSTKVKDSPAYIAVSSNTTGSTAKDLFEDVAEELEKQYLDDKARIRDAVKMREISLTSSWTFEDLKAAISVDISSPPISDTNLKLVFEELMERAKEKEEKEVKRRKRLADDFYELLCDSKEITASSRWEDCKPLLEDRKMNEEGFLQEVFDKFVSELKEKAKEKERKRRDEKARKEKDRKDGDKKEKHGREKDRGDESSRGGKDRGRKESTDSDKTESYSIEDSRRTGSDRDKKHRKRHSSSMDDASVDEGEKDRSRSSHRHSSDHKKLKQGEWETKPEGQHKKHKRDHRSSSHRSGEYEDYKDGEDGEVR is encoded by the exons ATGGCTAGCAACTCTCAGTTCACTGGCATGCAG CCACCTCGACCTCCTCTAGCTGGTCCTCCTCAAAGTGCTCTTCCACCTATGTCGATGCAA CAATTCCGACCACCCATGGCTCCATCACAGCCACCACAACCATTTATTCCTGGGCCTTCACAACAATTTCAGCCTCTTGGACATACAAACGTTATGTTGCCTCCTCCTCCCCCTTCACAAGTTCAGTTTCCTCAACCCATGCCGCAGATGCATGGTAGACCTGTTGCAGGAGTGCACAATCTGCCTTCAGGGCAGGTAATTCCACCACCTGATTTTGCAAACAGGCCTGTCACACCTGTTGCAGCACCGCCTCAACAGaactttcaaatttcaaataacTATATGCCTTGTCCTAGCGGCCCAAGTttgcctctttcttcttcctaCACG ATGGATTCAGATTCTTCTGGAACACAATATCCGACACAAGCAAGTGATCCTGGTTTTCCCGTTGGGGGACAACCATGGTTGCTAACTGGGAACCCTAACATAAAACCTGTAAACACACCTGTGCAGTCGACCAGTGAACTTGTGCCAAAAATAGAAGAAAGTAATGCTGCTATTCCG GAAGCAAATCCTCAACCTGGCTCTGTAGATAAGATGCCATCAGATTGGACAGAGCATACTACCCGTAATGGCAAGAA ATATTACTACAACAGAAGGACAAAGATCTCTAGCTGGGAGAAACCTCTGGATTTGATGACTGCAATTGAG AGGGCTGATGCAACCACTGACTGGAGAGAATGTACTAGTCCTATTGGCAAAAA GTACTACTACAACAAGGTTACCAAGGTGTCGAAATGGGCAATGCCTGATGAGTTAAAG TTGGCTCGTGAGCAGGTCAAGGTGGAGCCAATCAAGGCATTAGAACATGAAAAGACTGGTCTCGCTCATGCTCCGGATACAATATCTTTTTCTAGTGCCAAAGCATATTCTCCAAAAACAGAGGGTTCATCAGTCTTACCTCAAGTAGCAGGGGCAAGCCCAATACCAGTGGCACCAGTAGTCACTTCAGAATTGTCAAGCCTACCAGATAATGCATCTAGCACACCAAGTGACTCGGTTGCTGTGCAGACTCCTACCAAAGCTGCCTCACCAGTTGTTGCCAAGTCAGATGGACATGGAGTGTCAGTAACACCAGCTGCTGATTCAGTCACACCACAGAT GACTACTACTGAGATTTCATCAGCTCTTGATGCTGCAACTAATACAGATGGAGGTTCTCCAGGAAAGACGCAG gaagttgaaaaAAGTGCTGGAATTTCTGAAAAGGGAAGTGCTACTTCATCAGACGAGAAAATGGCTGAGGCATCACCCTTAGTTTATGAGAGCAAACTG gAAGCAAAGAATGCATTTAAAGCTCTTCTAGATTCTGCGGGTGTTGGGACTGACTGGAACTGGGATCAG GCCATGAGAGCAATAATTACTGATAGAAGATATGGTGCTCTAAAATCGCTTTCTGAGCGGAAGCAGGCTTTTAATGAG TATGTGGgacaaaagaaaaaacttgAAGCAGAGGAGAGGCGTGCCAGACAGAAAAAAGCACGAGAAGATTTCAAAAAGATGTTAGAA GAATCCAAAGAGCTAACATCTTCCATGAGATGGAG TAAAGCAATATCTATCTTTGAAAATGATGAACGTTATAAAGCTGTTGAACGAGCAAAGGACCGTGAGGATCTTTATCAAGATTACATAGAAGAACTTGATAAAAAG GAAAGAGCAAAGGCATTGGAGGAGAACAAGCGAAATAGAATAGAATACTTGGAATTTTTGAAATCCTGTGACTTCATTAAG GCAAGCAGTCAATGGCGGAGGGTCCAAGACCGCTTAGAGGCTGATGAAAGGTCCTCACGCCTTGAGAAATTTGAGCGCTTGGAAATATTTCAG GAGTATATACGTGATTTAGAGAGGGATGAAGATGAGCAGAGGAAGTTGCGAATG gAGGAGTTGAGGAAAACAGAACGTAAAAACCGTGATGAGTTCCGCAAACTAATGGAAGAGCATGTTGCTGAAGGTTCTCTTACAGTCAGAACTCACTGGCGTGACTATAGCACGAAG GTTAAAGATTCACCTGCGTACATTGCTGTGTCATCCAACACCACAGGGTCGACAGCAAAAGATTTGTTTGAAGATGTTGCCGAGGAGCTGGAGAAGCAG TATCTCGATGACAAGGCCCGTATAAGAGATGCAGTTAAAATGCGTGAG ATTTCTCTGACATCAAGCTGGACCTTTGAAGACTTGAAGGCTGCAATTTCAGTAGATATTAGCTCGCCACCTATATCAGATACTAACTTAAAG CTTGTTTTTGAAGAGTTGATGGAAAGGGCcaaggaaaaagaagagaaagaagttAAAAGACGTAAACGCCTTGCAGATGACTTCTATGAACTTTTATGTGATTCTAAG GAAATCACTGCATCGTCAAGATGGGAGGACTGTAAACCATTACTCGAGGACAG GAAGATGAATGAAGAGGGCTTTTTGCAGGAGgtttttgataaatttgtttcagaactaaaagaaaaggcaaaagagAAAGAACGAAAACGTCGGGATGAGAAG GCCAGGAAGGAGAAAGACCGAAAAGACGGGgacaagaaagaaaaacatgGAAGGGAAAAAGATAGAGGAGATGAAAGCAGCAGGGGAGGCAAAGATAGGGGTAGAAAAGAAAGTACAGACAGCGATAAGACAGAATCATACAGTATTGAAGACTCGAGAAGAACAGGAAGTGACAGAGACAAGAAACACCGAAAGCGGCATTCCAGTTCCATGGACGATGCAAGTGTAGACGAAGGCGAAAAGGATCGGTCAAGGAGCTCTCACCGACACAGTAGCGACCACAAGAAGTTGAAACAG GGAGAGTGGGAAACAAAACCCGAGGGGCAGCACAAGAAACACAAGAGAGATCACAGGAGCAGTTCTCATAGAAGCGGCGAATATGAGGATTACAAGGATGGCGAGGACGGGGAAGTGCGGTAG
- the LOC116029478 gene encoding pre-mRNA-processing protein 40A-like isoform X1, with protein MASNSQFTGMQPPRPPLAGPPQSALPPMSMQQQFRPPMAPSQPPQPFIPGPSQQFQPLGHTNVMLPPPPPSQVQFPQPMPQMHGRPVAGVHNLPSGQVIPPPDFANRPVTPVAAPPQQNFQISNNYMPCPSGPSLPLSSSYTMDSDSSGTQYPTQASDPGFPVGGQPWLLTGNPNIKPVNTPVQSTSELVPKIEESNAAIPEANPQPGSVDKMPSDWTEHTTRNGKKYYYNRRTKISSWEKPLDLMTAIERADATTDWRECTSPIGKKYYYNKVTKVSKWAMPDELKLAREQVKVEPIKALEHEKTGLAHAPDTISFSSAKAYSPKTEGSSVLPQVAGASPIPVAPVVTSELSSLPDNASSTPSDSVAVQTPTKAASPVVAKSDGHGVSVTPAADSVTPQMTTTEISSALDAATNTDGGSPGKTQEVEKSAGISEKGSATSSDEKMAEASPLVYESKLEAKNAFKALLDSAGVGTDWNWDQAMRAIITDRRYGALKSLSERKQAFNEYVGQKKKLEAEERRARQKKAREDFKKMLEESKELTSSMRWSKAISIFENDERYKAVERAKDREDLYQDYIEELDKKERAKALEENKRNRIEYLEFLKSCDFIKASSQWRRVQDRLEADERSSRLEKFERLEIFQEYIRDLERDEDEQRKLRMEELRKTERKNRDEFRKLMEEHVAEGSLTVRTHWRDYSTKVKDSPAYIAVSSNTTGSTAKDLFEDVAEELEKQYLDDKARIRDAVKMREISLTSSWTFEDLKAAISVDISSPPISDTNLKLVFEELMERAKEKEEKEVKRRKRLADDFYELLCDSKEITASSRWEDCKPLLEDRKMNEEGFLQEVFDKFVSELKEKAKEKERKRRDEKARKEKDRKDGDKKEKHGREKDRGDESSRGGKDRGRKESTDSDKTESYSIEDSRRTGSDRDKKHRKRHSSSMDDASVDEGEKDRSRSSHRHSSDHKKLKQGEWETKPEGQHKKHKRDHRSSSHRSGEYEDYKDGEDGEVR; from the exons ATGGCTAGCAACTCTCAGTTCACTGGCATGCAG CCACCTCGACCTCCTCTAGCTGGTCCTCCTCAAAGTGCTCTTCCACCTATGTCGATGCAA CAGCAATTCCGACCACCCATGGCTCCATCACAGCCACCACAACCATTTATTCCTGGGCCTTCACAACAATTTCAGCCTCTTGGACATACAAACGTTATGTTGCCTCCTCCTCCCCCTTCACAAGTTCAGTTTCCTCAACCCATGCCGCAGATGCATGGTAGACCTGTTGCAGGAGTGCACAATCTGCCTTCAGGGCAGGTAATTCCACCACCTGATTTTGCAAACAGGCCTGTCACACCTGTTGCAGCACCGCCTCAACAGaactttcaaatttcaaataacTATATGCCTTGTCCTAGCGGCCCAAGTttgcctctttcttcttcctaCACG ATGGATTCAGATTCTTCTGGAACACAATATCCGACACAAGCAAGTGATCCTGGTTTTCCCGTTGGGGGACAACCATGGTTGCTAACTGGGAACCCTAACATAAAACCTGTAAACACACCTGTGCAGTCGACCAGTGAACTTGTGCCAAAAATAGAAGAAAGTAATGCTGCTATTCCG GAAGCAAATCCTCAACCTGGCTCTGTAGATAAGATGCCATCAGATTGGACAGAGCATACTACCCGTAATGGCAAGAA ATATTACTACAACAGAAGGACAAAGATCTCTAGCTGGGAGAAACCTCTGGATTTGATGACTGCAATTGAG AGGGCTGATGCAACCACTGACTGGAGAGAATGTACTAGTCCTATTGGCAAAAA GTACTACTACAACAAGGTTACCAAGGTGTCGAAATGGGCAATGCCTGATGAGTTAAAG TTGGCTCGTGAGCAGGTCAAGGTGGAGCCAATCAAGGCATTAGAACATGAAAAGACTGGTCTCGCTCATGCTCCGGATACAATATCTTTTTCTAGTGCCAAAGCATATTCTCCAAAAACAGAGGGTTCATCAGTCTTACCTCAAGTAGCAGGGGCAAGCCCAATACCAGTGGCACCAGTAGTCACTTCAGAATTGTCAAGCCTACCAGATAATGCATCTAGCACACCAAGTGACTCGGTTGCTGTGCAGACTCCTACCAAAGCTGCCTCACCAGTTGTTGCCAAGTCAGATGGACATGGAGTGTCAGTAACACCAGCTGCTGATTCAGTCACACCACAGAT GACTACTACTGAGATTTCATCAGCTCTTGATGCTGCAACTAATACAGATGGAGGTTCTCCAGGAAAGACGCAG gaagttgaaaaAAGTGCTGGAATTTCTGAAAAGGGAAGTGCTACTTCATCAGACGAGAAAATGGCTGAGGCATCACCCTTAGTTTATGAGAGCAAACTG gAAGCAAAGAATGCATTTAAAGCTCTTCTAGATTCTGCGGGTGTTGGGACTGACTGGAACTGGGATCAG GCCATGAGAGCAATAATTACTGATAGAAGATATGGTGCTCTAAAATCGCTTTCTGAGCGGAAGCAGGCTTTTAATGAG TATGTGGgacaaaagaaaaaacttgAAGCAGAGGAGAGGCGTGCCAGACAGAAAAAAGCACGAGAAGATTTCAAAAAGATGTTAGAA GAATCCAAAGAGCTAACATCTTCCATGAGATGGAG TAAAGCAATATCTATCTTTGAAAATGATGAACGTTATAAAGCTGTTGAACGAGCAAAGGACCGTGAGGATCTTTATCAAGATTACATAGAAGAACTTGATAAAAAG GAAAGAGCAAAGGCATTGGAGGAGAACAAGCGAAATAGAATAGAATACTTGGAATTTTTGAAATCCTGTGACTTCATTAAG GCAAGCAGTCAATGGCGGAGGGTCCAAGACCGCTTAGAGGCTGATGAAAGGTCCTCACGCCTTGAGAAATTTGAGCGCTTGGAAATATTTCAG GAGTATATACGTGATTTAGAGAGGGATGAAGATGAGCAGAGGAAGTTGCGAATG gAGGAGTTGAGGAAAACAGAACGTAAAAACCGTGATGAGTTCCGCAAACTAATGGAAGAGCATGTTGCTGAAGGTTCTCTTACAGTCAGAACTCACTGGCGTGACTATAGCACGAAG GTTAAAGATTCACCTGCGTACATTGCTGTGTCATCCAACACCACAGGGTCGACAGCAAAAGATTTGTTTGAAGATGTTGCCGAGGAGCTGGAGAAGCAG TATCTCGATGACAAGGCCCGTATAAGAGATGCAGTTAAAATGCGTGAG ATTTCTCTGACATCAAGCTGGACCTTTGAAGACTTGAAGGCTGCAATTTCAGTAGATATTAGCTCGCCACCTATATCAGATACTAACTTAAAG CTTGTTTTTGAAGAGTTGATGGAAAGGGCcaaggaaaaagaagagaaagaagttAAAAGACGTAAACGCCTTGCAGATGACTTCTATGAACTTTTATGTGATTCTAAG GAAATCACTGCATCGTCAAGATGGGAGGACTGTAAACCATTACTCGAGGACAG GAAGATGAATGAAGAGGGCTTTTTGCAGGAGgtttttgataaatttgtttcagaactaaaagaaaaggcaaaagagAAAGAACGAAAACGTCGGGATGAGAAG GCCAGGAAGGAGAAAGACCGAAAAGACGGGgacaagaaagaaaaacatgGAAGGGAAAAAGATAGAGGAGATGAAAGCAGCAGGGGAGGCAAAGATAGGGGTAGAAAAGAAAGTACAGACAGCGATAAGACAGAATCATACAGTATTGAAGACTCGAGAAGAACAGGAAGTGACAGAGACAAGAAACACCGAAAGCGGCATTCCAGTTCCATGGACGATGCAAGTGTAGACGAAGGCGAAAAGGATCGGTCAAGGAGCTCTCACCGACACAGTAGCGACCACAAGAAGTTGAAACAG GGAGAGTGGGAAACAAAACCCGAGGGGCAGCACAAGAAACACAAGAGAGATCACAGGAGCAGTTCTCATAGAAGCGGCGAATATGAGGATTACAAGGATGGCGAGGACGGGGAAGTGCGGTAG
- the LOC116029041 gene encoding amino acid permease 1-like, translating to MERTSSVVVQEGGAGDSLFDDDGRIKRTGTVITASAHIITAIIGSGVLSLAWAVAQLGSLPGSVALLVFSVITLYTSILLTDCYRSPEGTRNYSYMDAVRTHLGGIQYMFCALAQYTTLIGLGIGYVITTALSLGAIERTNCYHKYGHDWPNCSPSTRNYIIEFGAVQMILSQVSNFHKLSFISMVAAIMSFTYSIIGIALSAVRIAGGTPVTTSVTGVPIDNNTSAVDKMWKTFSALGNIAIAFAFSIVVIEIQDTLKASPRENRVMKQATFVGIMVSSFFYTLCGIVGYAAFGVDAPGNLLTDDHGFFEPYWLVDFANACKAVHLIGAYQVFTQPVFAFVERWSRRRWPESRFITAEYNILGFWEFSFFRLLWRTGYVIFTVIVGLIFPFFNAFVGLLGAISFWPLTIYFPTQMYMTQAKIRRFSFAWFCLQTLSLFCFIVSLLAAAGSVRNLIKYVIHYQPFDP from the exons ATGGAGAGAACTTCGAGTGTGGTTGTTCAAGAAGGAGGCGCAGGGGATTCTTTATTCGATGATGATGGGCGCATCAAAAGAACTG GGACAGTGATAACGGCAAGCGCGCACATAATAACGGCAATAATAGGGTCCGGTGTGCTGTCTCTGGCGTGGGCGGTGGCGCAGCTGGGAAGCCTCCCCGGATCGGTTGCTCTGCTCGTCTTCTCCGTCATCACGTTGTACACTTCCATTCTACTCACGGATTGTTACCGCTCGCCGGAAGGCACGCGCAACTATTCTTACATGGACGCCGTTAGAACTCATCTcg GTGGCATACAATACATGTTTTGCGCACTTGCCCAATATACTACTCTAATTGGACTTGGCATTGGATACGTAATCACAACAGCTCTTAGCTTAGG GGCGATTGAAAGAACCAACTGTTACCACAAGTACGGGCATGATTGGCCGAACTGCTCTCCATCAACCCGGAACTACATAATTGAGTTTGGAGCAGTGCAGATGATCCTTAGTCAAGTATCAAATTTTCACAAGCtttctttcatttcaatggTTGCTGCCATCATGTCATTTACTTACTCCATCATCGGCATTGCTCTCTCTGCTGTAAGAATCGCGG GTGGAACGCCGGTAACAACAAGTGTGACAGGTGTGCCCATTGACAACAACACCTCGGCTGTGGATAAGATGTGGAAAACATTCTCTGCTCTTGGAAACATTGCCATCGCCTTTGCTTTCTCCATTGTTGTCATTGAAATACAG GATACACTAAAAGCTTCCCCGAGAGAGAACAGAGTGATGAAACAGGCGACCTTCGTTGGGATCATGGTGTCATCATTCTTCTACACACTGTGTGGGATCGTGGGCTATGCTGCATTCGGAGTTGATGCTCCGGGGAACCTTTTAACTGATGATCATGGCTTCTTTGAACCATACTGGCTTGTTGACTTTGCTAATGCATGCAAAGCTGTCCACCTCATTGGAGCCTACCAG GTATTTACTCAACCAGTATTTGCATTTGTAGAGAGGTGGAGCCGGAGAAGGTGGCCGGAGAGCAGATTCATAACGGCGGAATACAACATTCTTGGATTCTGGGAGTTCAGCTTCTTCAGGCTACTATGGAGAACAGGATACGTGATATTCACAGTGATTGTGGGATTGATATTCCCCTTCTTCAACGCCTTCGTGGGTCTTCTGGGAGCCATTTCATTCTGGCCTCTAACCATATATTTCCCAACACAAATGTACATGACACAAGCAAAAATTCGGAGATTCTCCTTCGCATGGTTTTGTTTGCAGACACTCAGCCTTTTCTGCTTCATTGTCTCCCTTCTCGCCGCCGCTGGATCTGTTCGAAACTTGATCAAATATGTCATTCATTACCAGCCATTTGATCCATAG